One Ranitomeya imitator isolate aRanImi1 chromosome 4, aRanImi1.pri, whole genome shotgun sequence genomic window, GACAAATTAAAAGAGATATATGGTAGTAGAATAGGGGAAAGATGACTTCCCTAAATATAGTAAGTGTTTCTAATACATGAATTCCATTCTACAATATCACAAACCCTGATGAAGCCACGGAGAAACAGACGGCAGACGCAAACATCTGGGGTGATGTGGTTTGCTTTATCCAGTCTTAGGTTTCGTCATCTGATATCAAATTGGAGGTTGGAGAAAACCATAAATGACCATGTGTATGAAGTCAGCTGAAGCATGATTTGTTTTTTAGGTAATTGATTCTTATGGAACACACCGAGTCGTCATCTTTGTAATTACACTATATATTTGTATCTAGGTCATGAGTGGAATCAACAGGACGAGTATAAGAGAATTCTTTCTTCTTGGCTTCAACCATTTTCCGAGTTTGACTCCCTTCCTCTTCACGCTGTTCCTAATTGTCTACATATTGACCATGGTTGGAAATGTTTTGGTCGTCATCCTGATATCGATCAGTCATCGTCTTAAAACCCCTATGTATCTATTCCTCAGAAACCTTTCGATCTGTGAAGTCCTTTCTACTACAGATATTGTGCCCAAAATGCTCCAGGTCCTTCTACAAGGAGGAAGCACCATTTCATTTACTGACTGTATGACCCAACTCTACATGTTTGCAGCTGCAGGGATAGCAGAATGTCTTCTTCTCACCTCAATGTCCTATGATCGGTACTTGGCCATCTGCAAGCCTTTGCACTATTCCTCCATCATGAATTTCAAGCAGCATCTGTACTTGGTCATCTTCTCTTGGCTGTACGGTCTAGTCCTACCTGCAATTACCATAAGTTTCATCTATAGTTTTGACTTCTGTGGCTCCAATGCCCTTGACCACTTCTTCTGTGATCTTGCTCCAATCCTTGAGCTATCTTGCTCCGACACCTCGACTGTGGAATTTGAAGTCTTTGCTCAAACTATTCCTGTCTTCATCTTTACCTTTATCTACATTGTAGGAACGTACTTCAATATTTTTCTGGCCATCATGAGGATCCCCTCCGAAACTGGGCGCCAAAAGGCTTTCTCTACCTGTAGCTCCCACCTGACTGTAGTGTGCACCTACTACAGTACGATGATCATTTTATATGTTACCCCGAACAGGCGGCAGTCAATAACAGTCAACAAGATGCTTTCCTTGTTGTACAGTGTGGTGACCCCATTACTAAATCCAGTCATCTATAGTCTGAGGAATCAAGAAATCCGGAAATCACTTTCATCACTTTTTAAAAGGAAAGTATAAAACAACTTTGTCTTGAAATTACCAAGACAAAAGATAAAACTAAATTTTCTTGTTTATTTTTCTTACGTTACAAAGAGAGAAAAACACCAacgcatccaagctagtgtgaacaggagcCATCCAAGAAAATTGTATAACTTGAAAAACGAAAAAGGTCtcaccattatttaccaagaatg contains:
- the LOC138674877 gene encoding olfactory receptor 10A3-like, which produces MSGINRTSIREFFLLGFNHFPSLTPFLFTLFLIVYILTMVGNVLVVILISISHRLKTPMYLFLRNLSICEVLSTTDIVPKMLQVLLQGGSTISFTDCMTQLYMFAAAGIAECLLLTSMSYDRYLAICKPLHYSSIMNFKQHLYLVIFSWLYGLVLPAITISFIYSFDFCGSNALDHFFCDLAPILELSCSDTSTVEFEVFAQTIPVFIFTFIYIVGTYFNIFLAIMRIPSETGRQKAFSTCSSHLTVVCTYYSTMIILYVTPNRRQSITVNKMLSLLYSVVTPLLNPVIYSLRNQEIRKSLSSLFKRKV